A region from the Melioribacter roseus P3M-2 genome encodes:
- a CDS encoding TonB-dependent receptor — protein MKIKTHLNGGLLILLILAFSGLAFAAGGRVKGKVQDAQTKEPLPFCNVILVGTSFGSATDFDGLYQINAVPPGKYILRASFIGYKQEEVSIEVKEGKTTEYNFNLSPESVYGDTIVITAQAEGQAKAINEQLTSVTIKNVVSFAKIRELPDANAAESVARLPGVSLIRTGGEGSRVVVRGLSPQYNRVTIDGVELPANVTSNDPNEHRSEFKAGDELSLSGDRATDLSMISSNMLGGIEVVKAITPDMDATLLGGVINFSMRKALKTTTGKPSFEFFTQGSHNNLKNTNDDYKFVASYEQRFWNNRFGIFAQGSAEDRNLSANELSADYNFAGKLNVTDEGDPEFRSMTLTDVLRDRKRYGATVVLDYKYSNGSIGFMNFFSRSNTKTISRNESYHLLDDDLFYSATNSENTLDILSNLLSISHSVAGFGIELRLSHSYSKTTYPNDVRFNFWQNGAGYENKFTLLRYQRPEVIASNVVYDPEDAVFFDIYNIDNTSKDRTYNGTLDIRRDITISKLVNAKIKFGGAYQYRKRSYDYNQSSGSVFYDDGGQVASAVLKAFPQFGTSITFSDFIDSSYSYGEFLNGDYQLGPPLNVDLMMQVIEVAKKNPGAGNGGGYKPHKLSSILYDYSGHEVKSAAYFMTSINLGQKITFIPGVRYQNLTTTYNGIRGEQIPGDIQYTVAEETQSHGYWLPMAHLRYKPTDWLQFHFAYTNTLNYPDYNSIIPRYYIGTNYILYNNYRLKPARSENFDAIMSIYTNEIGLFSVGGFKKRIKDLVFPTKTYPKDFSAYPELQEKLKNRKESFALYTYINNPIPIDVLGVEGEWQAHFWYLPEPFTGLVFNINYTHIFSEADYPKTYLITILDENFIQKTVSVDTFYTDRLLFQPNDIINVALGYDYKGFSFRVSMLYQDNIFKRPDFWYQNRVHSDKYVRFDLSVKQELPWYGIQLYLNINNLTGEDDVDINQKTKYVTNQQRYGMTADFGMRVRL, from the coding sequence ATGAAGATTAAAACACATCTAAACGGGGGATTGCTGATCTTATTAATACTTGCCTTTTCCGGGCTCGCTTTTGCGGCGGGTGGCAGAGTTAAAGGCAAAGTACAGGATGCGCAAACTAAAGAGCCGCTTCCATTCTGTAATGTGATTCTAGTGGGCACAAGTTTTGGAAGCGCTACGGATTTTGACGGTTTATATCAGATAAATGCCGTTCCGCCCGGTAAATACATCCTCAGAGCTTCGTTTATTGGGTATAAACAGGAAGAAGTATCTATTGAAGTTAAAGAAGGGAAGACAACCGAATACAACTTTAATTTGTCGCCAGAATCCGTATACGGCGACACTATAGTTATTACAGCCCAGGCAGAGGGACAGGCGAAAGCAATTAATGAACAGCTCACTTCGGTTACAATTAAAAATGTAGTTTCTTTTGCCAAAATACGGGAGCTCCCGGATGCAAACGCAGCCGAATCGGTAGCGCGATTACCCGGTGTCTCATTGATCAGAACCGGAGGCGAAGGCTCGCGAGTTGTTGTAAGAGGTCTTTCTCCTCAATATAACAGAGTGACAATCGACGGAGTCGAATTGCCTGCTAATGTAACTTCCAACGATCCGAATGAACATAGGTCGGAATTCAAAGCCGGCGACGAACTCTCCCTCAGCGGCGATAGGGCAACCGACCTAAGTATGATTTCGTCGAATATGCTCGGAGGGATTGAAGTGGTTAAAGCCATTACTCCCGATATGGACGCTACGCTGCTTGGAGGCGTAATCAATTTCTCTATGAGAAAAGCTCTGAAAACTACGACGGGAAAACCCTCATTCGAGTTTTTCACTCAAGGCTCTCATAATAATCTGAAAAACACAAACGACGACTATAAATTCGTCGCCTCCTACGAACAAAGATTCTGGAATAATAGGTTCGGAATTTTTGCGCAGGGCTCGGCGGAAGACAGAAATCTCAGCGCTAACGAACTTTCTGCCGATTATAACTTTGCCGGCAAACTGAATGTTACCGACGAAGGAGATCCCGAATTTCGATCTATGACGTTGACGGACGTACTCAGAGACCGTAAACGTTATGGCGCTACTGTCGTTCTAGATTACAAGTATAGCAACGGCAGCATCGGTTTTATGAATTTCTTTAGCAGAAGCAATACGAAAACAATCTCTAGAAACGAATCGTATCATTTGCTGGACGACGACCTTTTCTATTCTGCAACAAATTCCGAAAATACTCTCGACATATTGAGCAATTTGTTAAGCATTTCGCATTCAGTAGCCGGATTTGGAATAGAACTTCGACTATCGCATTCGTATTCCAAAACTACTTATCCTAACGATGTAAGGTTTAATTTTTGGCAAAACGGCGCAGGATATGAAAATAAATTTACTCTTCTAAGATATCAACGTCCTGAAGTTATCGCTTCTAATGTAGTTTATGATCCGGAAGATGCGGTGTTCTTTGATATCTATAATATCGACAATACATCCAAGGACCGAACATATAACGGTACGCTGGATATCAGAAGAGATATTACAATCAGCAAATTAGTAAATGCCAAGATTAAATTTGGAGGAGCCTACCAATATCGCAAGAGATCGTACGATTATAACCAGAGCAGCGGTTCGGTATTTTACGACGACGGCGGTCAGGTTGCTTCTGCCGTCTTAAAAGCCTTCCCGCAATTCGGCACAAGTATTACTTTCTCGGATTTTATTGACTCGTCTTACAGCTACGGAGAATTTTTGAACGGCGATTATCAACTCGGACCTCCATTGAACGTGGACTTGATGATGCAGGTAATAGAAGTAGCAAAGAAAAATCCAGGCGCAGGCAACGGCGGAGGATATAAACCTCATAAGTTGTCTTCAATATTATACGACTATTCCGGGCATGAGGTCAAAAGTGCCGCATATTTTATGACTTCAATTAATCTTGGACAAAAGATTACGTTTATCCCGGGGGTGCGTTATCAGAATTTGACCACAACATACAACGGTATTCGTGGCGAGCAAATTCCGGGCGATATCCAGTATACTGTTGCTGAAGAAACTCAATCTCACGGTTATTGGCTGCCGATGGCGCACCTGAGATACAAGCCGACCGACTGGCTCCAATTTCATTTTGCTTACACGAATACTTTGAATTATCCGGATTATAATTCGATAATACCGAGATACTATATCGGCACCAATTACATCCTTTATAACAACTACAGATTAAAACCCGCGCGCTCCGAAAACTTCGACGCTATCATGTCGATTTATACTAACGAAATCGGACTCTTCTCTGTTGGCGGATTTAAGAAACGTATTAAAGACCTAGTCTTCCCCACAAAGACATATCCGAAAGACTTTAGCGCTTATCCCGAGCTGCAGGAAAAATTGAAAAACAGAAAAGAGAGCTTCGCGCTATATACATACATAAACAACCCGATACCGATTGATGTCTTAGGCGTTGAAGGCGAGTGGCAGGCGCACTTCTGGTATTTACCTGAACCGTTCACCGGACTTGTATTCAATATTAATTATACGCATATCTTTTCCGAAGCCGATTACCCGAAAACTTATTTGATTACAATACTCGATGAAAATTTTATTCAAAAGACAGTTAGCGTCGATACGTTTTATACTGACCGTCTTCTCTTTCAACCTAATGACATAATTAACGTTGCGCTCGGTTACGACTATAAAGGATTTTCTTTCAGAGTTTCAATGCTCTACCAGGACAATATTTTCAAACGTCCGGATTTCTGGTATCAAAACCGCGTTCATTCGGATAAATACGTGAGATTCGATTTGTCGGTAAAACAAGAATTGCCGTGGTACGGCATTCAGTTATACCTGAATATTAACAACCTGACCGGCGAAGACGACGTCGATATCAATCAGAAAACAAAGTACGTAACAAATCAGCAAAGGTACGGTATGACCGCTGATTTCGGAATGCGTGTTAGATTATAG